The following coding sequences lie in one Pontibacter sp. G13 genomic window:
- a CDS encoding AraC family transcriptional regulator, protein MILSRQVFEYQQRPIIEKVTIQLPFRYQGLFPDEGCFLYITGADSKVWAAESVTILREQEAVLLKCGSYFVDWIKGLNSESVEVIAFHLYADVLRSLYHQGFPNLIKQQMRSPAVRPIVHDEVLTHFIQNLAFYFDNPSLINEDVLELKIRELVLLLTQSTQSVSVIDLLKDLFSPHDISLREVVHQHLYSDLSNADLAHLCGMSLSSFRRHFEETFQDSPTQYILKKRLEKARELMESTSLKIAEVAFQSGFTDPSYFARAFKKQFGQTPTTYRAQIRRDVIS, encoded by the coding sequence ATGATTTTATCTAGGCAAGTATTTGAATATCAACAAAGACCTATTATAGAAAAGGTCACCATACAGCTTCCCTTTCGGTATCAGGGACTTTTTCCAGACGAAGGCTGCTTTTTATACATCACAGGGGCAGATTCCAAGGTATGGGCTGCCGAATCTGTGACAATACTTCGGGAACAGGAAGCTGTACTGCTGAAATGCGGTTCATATTTCGTGGACTGGATCAAAGGTCTGAACTCCGAGAGCGTGGAAGTGATTGCCTTTCATCTGTATGCGGATGTTCTCAGATCGCTGTACCATCAAGGATTTCCAAACCTCATCAAACAACAAATGAGGAGCCCAGCGGTGAGACCCATTGTCCATGATGAAGTCCTGACGCACTTTATCCAAAACCTAGCTTTCTATTTCGACAACCCTTCCTTGATCAATGAGGATGTACTGGAACTCAAAATCAGGGAATTGGTCCTGCTTTTAACCCAATCTACACAATCCGTCTCCGTCATAGATTTGCTCAAAGATCTTTTTTCTCCTCATGACATTTCGCTTCGTGAAGTAGTCCACCAACATCTCTATTCTGACTTGTCCAATGCAGATTTAGCCCATTTATGTGGCATGAGCTTATCTTCATTTCGCAGACATTTTGAGGAGACATTTCAGGATTCACCCACGCAATATATCCTCAAGAAGCGGTTGGAGAAGGCTCGGGAACTGATGGAATCTACCTCCCTCAAAATCGCAGAAGTTGCCTTCCAGTCTGGATTTACTGATCCATCCTATTTCGCACGCGCTTTTAAGAAGCAATTCGGCCAGACACCAACAACTTATCGAGCCCAAATCCGAAGGGACGTTATATCCTGA